GTGATCGACTTCGGCATCGCGAAGGCGGCGAGCCACGACCTGAAGGCCCATCCGCTGCTGACCTCGCACGATCAATTCCTGGGCACGCCGGCCTACATGAGCCCGGAGCAGGTGGAGATGATCGGGCTGGACGTGGACACGCGCAGCGACATCTACAGCCTCGGCGTGCTGCTTTACGAGTTGCTCACCTCGCGCACGCCTTTCGACCGGTCAGAGCTCGCGAATTCCGGGCTGGCTTCCATGCGGAAGAAGCTGCTGGAAGCTCTACATCCGAAGCCCTCGGCAAGGCTCGGCGGCATCCCCGCGCCGGAGCAGGAAGCCATCGCGGAAGCACGGGGCACCAGCGTGCCGAAGCTCTCGGCGGCCCTTCGCGGGGACCTCGACCTCGTGGTGATGAAGGCGCTCGAGAAGGATCGCAACAAGCGCTACGAGACGGCGAACAGCCTGACCACGGACCTGCGCCTGTGGCTGGAGAACAAGCCGGTGTCGGCGAGGAATCCGAACAACATCTACTCCTTCCGGAAATTCATCGGGCGGAACAAGATCCCCTTCTTCTCCGCGTGCGCGGTGGCGGCGTCCATCCTGCTCGGATTCGGCACATCGCTGCGGCTGTATTTCCGCGAGCGATCCGCGCTCTACGAGCAGGCGAGGCTCAGCCGCGAGGCCGAGCATTCGCGTGATCTGGAGCAGCAGCTCCGCAACCAGGCGCAGGCCCGCGCGAATGTTTCCCGCGCCGCCTTCCTCCTCAGCGAGGGGAAGGAGAAGGAGGCGGACGAACTCCTGCAGGCGAATCCGCTGGAGTCCATCGAGCCCTCGAAGGAAGCCTCTTCCGTCTTCCGCAGCCTGGGCGGCTGGTATGGCACCTATGGCGAGTGGGACAAGGCGGTGCAGTGCTTCCGCCTGATGAACCAAGCCACGAAGTTGAACACGGCCTCCGACATTCTCCGCGGCTCGGATTTGCTGGTGACCGCGTCGGCCCTGCTCAAGTCCGGCGACTTCGCGGGCTACGAGGCCTTCCGCCGGGATGCGCTGGAGCGCCTGCTGCCCGTGGGCGACTCGCTCGAGGCGGAGCATCTGCTGAAAGCCTGCCTGCTGACGCCGCCTTCGCAGGACGTGCTGCACATGCTGGAGGACGCGGCCGCGCGTTGCCAGGAGACCATCGATGGGGAGGCCCGCGGCGAATACCCCGCGTGGGAGGCATTCTCGCTCGCGCTCTACCAGTATCGCATGGGCGACTTCGAGGAAGTGATCGCCACCGGGCGCACGGGGCTGGAGATCTCGGGGATCAAGGACATCTGCGCCGCGTCGATCCGCCTGCTCACCGCGCTATCGCATCAGAGGCTCGGCAATGCGACGGCGGCTGAGGAAGATTTCCGATGGGCGAAGGACCTCATCCTCGGGAACCTGACCACGGAGATGACCGAGGAAAAGGCCATCATCCCGAAGTGGTATGACTGGTCCGCCGCAGCCATCCTGCTCGCCGAGGCGGAGCAGGGCGGCATCGGACGCGCCACGTCCCAGGCCCGGTGAAGCAGCACTTCAGGCAGCCGGGCTCTCGATCACGGCAGCCGACTTTGACCGGCGCAGCATCCATCCCGAGGTCCAGCGGAAAGGCCAGTAGGCGATCGCCGAGAGGGGGATGCTGTTAGAAAGACGCTACGGACGCGACGGGCCAATCATATGTGTGAAGTGCTTGGATAGCGTGCGGTTGTGACGATCCGGTCACGTGGTGGGAGGGGCGATTTGCAGCGCGGGGAAATTCGGGAAATCTCGGCGGACTGGCGGATTTGATTCCGCATAAATGGTTAGTCCGGCGATCTGCGACTGCCATGAGAAACATCCCCTTCTTTCCCGAGACCTCCCGGTTAACGAGATCGGAGAGTGGAGCCGTGCCCGGTTCCGGCAGGTGCCGCGGAGGGCGATCTGTTAGATCCGGCGGGCATCCGCGGGGCTTCGCGCTGGTGACGGTCCTGACACTTTCGGTGTTGCTGGTGATGCTCGCACTGGGCCTGCTCACTCTCGGTGGGATCAGCCTGCGATCGGAGGGCGCGGGCCAGGCGGCGCGGGAGGCGCGGGCAAATGCGCGGCTGGCGCTGATGATGGCGCTGGCGAGGCTGCAGGAGGAGGTGGGGGATGACCGCAGGATCACCGCCGATGCCTCGATCCTGGGGAATACCGGGCAGCCTCATCTGGTCGGCGTGTGGGAGTCATGGTCGCCCGGTTTCACGGAGGCGCCGGACCGCGAGGCTCCGGACTACGACGCGGAGAAGTCGTCGCGCTTCAAGCGGTGGCTGGTATCCGGCGCGGACGAGATCACGCGTAGCGAGGACCTGGGCCGCCTAGAACCGGGCGGGAATGACGTGGCCTTGTTCGGCAGGGAAACGGATGGCTTTGATCTGAAAGGCGCGCCAGTAGGTGTTCCCGAGGGTCGATATGCGTGGGCGGTCTCGCAGGAAAACACGAAGGCGAAGGTGAACGTGGCGGGACCCGAGGACGATCCCGACGATGAGGTGAAGAACGCACCCCTGCATGTGCAGCCGCGTCCATCGCTGGCGCTTTCCGAAGTACTACGCCAGCCGGAGTCCGGGTGGGACCGGCGCGCGGGCTCCGTGATCTCGCTGAACCAGGTGGAGCTGGATTCGGGCCTGATGGATGCGGGGCAGTCGTTTGGCCAGGCGCGCGCGAGCTTCACCGCGAGTTCCTTCGGAGTGCTCAGTGACGTGGTGCGGGGCGGTCTGAAGACGGAC
The sequence above is drawn from the Luteolibacter flavescens genome and encodes:
- a CDS encoding serine/threonine-protein kinase; this encodes MNDAATELALASAIFEAALSLDDPGTREKFLERAFQDDREGLEQMRELLDSSRDSTPFFLEAGEARGHVATELFREISPEEDPPAAAAEPSSVTRDLIGSSIGQYHLVRCLGVGGSGIVYEAEQREPVRRRVALKIITIDTESAAAKARFDIERQALAIMDHPNIAKVLDAGGTHNGRPYFVMELVTGEAITTYCDREKLGIRQRIALFADVCAAIQHAHSKRIIHRDIKPSNVLVTVQDQDRKPVAKVIDFGIAKAASHDLKAHPLLTSHDQFLGTPAYMSPEQVEMIGLDVDTRSDIYSLGVLLYELLTSRTPFDRSELANSGLASMRKKLLEALHPKPSARLGGIPAPEQEAIAEARGTSVPKLSAALRGDLDLVVMKALEKDRNKRYETANSLTTDLRLWLENKPVSARNPNNIYSFRKFIGRNKIPFFSACAVAASILLGFGTSLRLYFRERSALYEQARLSREAEHSRDLEQQLRNQAQARANVSRAAFLLSEGKEKEADELLQANPLESIEPSKEASSVFRSLGGWYGTYGEWDKAVQCFRLMNQATKLNTASDILRGSDLLVTASALLKSGDFAGYEAFRRDALERLLPVGDSLEAEHLLKACLLTPPSQDVLHMLEDAAARCQETIDGEARGEYPAWEAFSLALYQYRMGDFEEVIATGRTGLEISGIKDICAASIRLLTALSHQRLGNATAAEEDFRWAKDLILGNLTTEMTEEKAIIPKWYDWSAAAILLAEAEQGGIGRATSQAR